In Temnothorax longispinosus isolate EJ_2023e chromosome 10, Tlon_JGU_v1, whole genome shotgun sequence, a single window of DNA contains:
- the LOC139820005 gene encoding uncharacterized protein isoform X5, whose amino-acid sequence MCLQSIHSRMNRGLILYESFKCPKRCTSLSLTLHCMAPPTPLLSPNMNRKSENAKAWREDAIFLDSLQHYIAYLLRILGYTRIWPIESFSLLKMLLLTGTTIIFISALFLLLLAEILMLTMNINLKLFASVIGVISLHCTALTKWCYCIWKNRKIVDLVMKLEKCHVLCQRIDKSDEGHRIYRNEMEHARMAPDQINSINRTLKKRIFPYIAWYPVNIDDTYNYACLYLMQVLAAISSALGTLCYDAFYVTMLIVICMQLQYINAIIPIKINFDNVPCSETTFILEDKLKKCVDCHTEILKFLKMLQTFTGPAMFLQCVDTLSILCLISFEASVIKIAIDIESIMKLLALLEYFLLSAFELFAFCFCATQIEYLGLQIAHSVYSCRWELVDLKKKTYVVSGKQIKHCNIGRTVQIIMMQAQRPIVLTGGPFYVLSMETFRVIMSVAMSNSLMLRTMASK is encoded by the exons CGTTGCATT GTATGGCTCCGCCCACCCCTCTTCTATCTCCGAACATGAATCGCAAGAGCGAGAACGCTAAGGCGTGGAGAGAAGACGCGATATTTTTAGACTCTTTACAGCATTATATCGCGTACTTACTCCGAATACTTGGATACACCCGTATATGGCCCATCGAGTCGTTTTCGCTACTTAAAATGTTGCTTTTAACGGGAACGACGATTATCTTCATATCGGCACTCTTCCTACTCCTGCTCGCGGAAATACTGATGCTTACGATGAAcatcaatttgaaattatttgctaGCGTCATCGGAGTAATCAGTTTGCATTGTACGGCCTTGACAAAATGGTGTTACTGTATatggaaaaatagaaaaatcgtCGACCTCGTGATGAAGTTGGAAAAATGTCACGTACTTTGTCAAAGGATCGATAAGAGCGACGAAG GACATCGAATATATAGAAACGAAATGGAACACGCGC GAATGGCACCCGACCAGATAAACTCGATTAATCgcacattaaaaaaaagaatttttccgTATATCGCGTGGTATCCGGTGAACATCGACGATACTTACAATTACGCTTGCCTGTATCTCATGCAGGTACTCGCCGCAATATCTTCTGCGCTTGGAACTCTTTGTTACGACGCTTTTTACGTCACCATGCTGATAGTCATCTGCATGCAACTTCAATATATCAACGCCATAATaccgataaaaataaattttgataa CGTGCCATGTTCAGAAACCACGTTCATTCTCGAGGACAAGTTAAAGAAATGCGTGGATTGTCACACAGAGATTTTAAA atttttaaaaatgttgcaaaCCTTTACCGGTCCAGCAATGTTCCTGCAATGTGTCGACACGTTATCTATTCTCTGTTTAATCTCGTTCGAGGCAtcagtaattaaaattgcg ATTGACATAGAATCTATCATGAAGTTATTGGCTCTGCTGGAATACTTTTTATTGTCCGCCTTTGAATTGTTCGCTTTCTGTTTCTGTGCCACTCAAATCGAATATTTG GGCTTGCAAATAGCACATTCAGTGTATTCTTGCAGATGGGAGCttgtagatttaaaaaaaaaaacatatgttGTTTCCGGAAAACAGATAAAACATTGTAATATTGGTCGAACAGTGCAAATCATTATGATGCAAGCGCAGAGACCGATTGTTTTAACCGGCGGTCCATTTTACGTCCTTTCAATGGAAACTTTTAGAGTC ataaTGAGTGTGGCAATGTCAAATTCTCTAATGTTGCGTACGATGGCAtctaaatga
- the LOC139820005 gene encoding odorant receptor 4-like isoform X8, producing MNRSGPQPDTHSYAKDGSRFDFFSVIGVISLHCTALTKWCYCIWKNRKIVDLVMKLEKCHVLCQRIDKSDEDLFISGHRIYRNEMEHARKYSNLFTWWWGVSCIYGVLHWSVNPFFLGMAPDQINSINRTLKKRIFPYIAWYPVNIDDTYNYACLYLMQVLAAISSALGTLCYDAFYVTMLIVICMQLQYINAIIPIKINFDNVPCSETTFILEDKLKKCVDCHTEILKFLKMLQTFTGPAMFLQCVDTLSILCLISFEASVIKIAIDIESIMKLLALLEYFLLSAFELFAFCFCATQIEYLGLQIAHSVYSCRWELVDLKKKTYVVSGKQIKHCNIGRTVQIIMMQAQRPIVLTGGPFYVLSMETFRVIMSVAMSNSLMLRTMASK from the exons ATGAACCGCAGCGGACCGCAGCCGGACACGCATTCTTACGCGAAGGATGGTTCTCGTTTCGATTTTTTCAG CGTCATCGGAGTAATCAGTTTGCATTGTACGGCCTTGACAAAATGGTGTTACTGTATatggaaaaatagaaaaatcgtCGACCTCGTGATGAAGTTGGAAAAATGTCACGTACTTTGTCAAAGGATCGATAAGAGCGACGAAG ATCTTTTTATATCAGGACATCGAATATATAGAAACGAAATGGAACACGCGCGTAAATATTCCAATCTCTTTACGTGGTGGTGGGGAGTCTCTTGCATTTACGGCGTTCTACATTGGAGTGTCAATCCATTTTTCCTAGGAATGGCACCCGACCAGATAAACTCGATTAATCgcacattaaaaaaaagaatttttccgTATATCGCGTGGTATCCGGTGAACATCGACGATACTTACAATTACGCTTGCCTGTATCTCATGCAGGTACTCGCCGCAATATCTTCTGCGCTTGGAACTCTTTGTTACGACGCTTTTTACGTCACCATGCTGATAGTCATCTGCATGCAACTTCAATATATCAACGCCATAATaccgataaaaataaattttgataa CGTGCCATGTTCAGAAACCACGTTCATTCTCGAGGACAAGTTAAAGAAATGCGTGGATTGTCACACAGAGATTTTAAA atttttaaaaatgttgcaaaCCTTTACCGGTCCAGCAATGTTCCTGCAATGTGTCGACACGTTATCTATTCTCTGTTTAATCTCGTTCGAGGCAtcagtaattaaaattgcg ATTGACATAGAATCTATCATGAAGTTATTGGCTCTGCTGGAATACTTTTTATTGTCCGCCTTTGAATTGTTCGCTTTCTGTTTCTGTGCCACTCAAATCGAATATTTG GGCTTGCAAATAGCACATTCAGTGTATTCTTGCAGATGGGAGCttgtagatttaaaaaaaaaaacatatgttGTTTCCGGAAAACAGATAAAACATTGTAATATTGGTCGAACAGTGCAAATCATTATGATGCAAGCGCAGAGACCGATTGTTTTAACCGGCGGTCCATTTTACGTCCTTTCAATGGAAACTTTTAGAGTC ataaTGAGTGTGGCAATGTCAAATTCTCTAATGTTGCGTACGATGGCAtctaaatga
- the LOC139820005 gene encoding odorant receptor 4-like isoform X6 has translation MAPPTPLLSPNMNRKSENAKAWREDAIFLDSLQHYIAYLLRILGYTRIWPIESFSLLKMLLLTGTTIIFISALFLLLLAEILMLTMNINLKLFASVIGVISLHCTALTKWCYCIWKNRKIVDLVMKLEKCHVLCQRIDKSDEDLFISGHRIYRNEMEHARKYSNLFTWWWGVSCIYGVLHWSVNPFFLGMAPDQINSINRTLKKRIFPYIAWYPVNIDDTYNYACLYLMQVLAAISSALGTLCYDAFYVTMLIVICMQLQYINAIIPIKINFDNVPCSETTFILEDKLKKCVDCHTEILKFLKMLQTFTGPAMFLQCVDTLSILCLISFEASVIKIAIDIESIMKLLALLEYFLLSAFELFAFCFCATQIEYLGLQIAHSVYSCRWELVDLKKKTYVVSGKQIKHCNIGRTVQIIMMQAQRPIVLTGGPFYVLSMETFRVIMSVAMSNSLMLRTMASK, from the exons ATGGCTCCGCCCACCCCTCTTCTATCTCCGAACATGAATCGCAAGAGCGAGAACGCTAAGGCGTGGAGAGAAGACGCGATATTTTTAGACTCTTTACAGCATTATATCGCGTACTTACTCCGAATACTTGGATACACCCGTATATGGCCCATCGAGTCGTTTTCGCTACTTAAAATGTTGCTTTTAACGGGAACGACGATTATCTTCATATCGGCACTCTTCCTACTCCTGCTCGCGGAAATACTGATGCTTACGATGAAcatcaatttgaaattatttgctaGCGTCATCGGAGTAATCAGTTTGCATTGTACGGCCTTGACAAAATGGTGTTACTGTATatggaaaaatagaaaaatcgtCGACCTCGTGATGAAGTTGGAAAAATGTCACGTACTTTGTCAAAGGATCGATAAGAGCGACGAAG ATCTTTTTATATCAGGACATCGAATATATAGAAACGAAATGGAACACGCGCGTAAATATTCCAATCTCTTTACGTGGTGGTGGGGAGTCTCTTGCATTTACGGCGTTCTACATTGGAGTGTCAATCCATTTTTCCTAGGAATGGCACCCGACCAGATAAACTCGATTAATCgcacattaaaaaaaagaatttttccgTATATCGCGTGGTATCCGGTGAACATCGACGATACTTACAATTACGCTTGCCTGTATCTCATGCAGGTACTCGCCGCAATATCTTCTGCGCTTGGAACTCTTTGTTACGACGCTTTTTACGTCACCATGCTGATAGTCATCTGCATGCAACTTCAATATATCAACGCCATAATaccgataaaaataaattttgataa CGTGCCATGTTCAGAAACCACGTTCATTCTCGAGGACAAGTTAAAGAAATGCGTGGATTGTCACACAGAGATTTTAAA atttttaaaaatgttgcaaaCCTTTACCGGTCCAGCAATGTTCCTGCAATGTGTCGACACGTTATCTATTCTCTGTTTAATCTCGTTCGAGGCAtcagtaattaaaattgcg ATTGACATAGAATCTATCATGAAGTTATTGGCTCTGCTGGAATACTTTTTATTGTCCGCCTTTGAATTGTTCGCTTTCTGTTTCTGTGCCACTCAAATCGAATATTTG GGCTTGCAAATAGCACATTCAGTGTATTCTTGCAGATGGGAGCttgtagatttaaaaaaaaaaacatatgttGTTTCCGGAAAACAGATAAAACATTGTAATATTGGTCGAACAGTGCAAATCATTATGATGCAAGCGCAGAGACCGATTGTTTTAACCGGCGGTCCATTTTACGTCCTTTCAATGGAAACTTTTAGAGTC ataaTGAGTGTGGCAATGTCAAATTCTCTAATGTTGCGTACGATGGCAtctaaatga
- the LOC139820005 gene encoding putative odorant receptor 85e isoform X1: MCLQSIHSRMNRGLILYESFKCPKRCTSLSLTLHCMAPPTPLLSPNMNRKSENAKAWREDAIFLDSLQHYIAYLLRILGYTRIWPIESFSLLKMLLLTGTTIIFISALFLLLLAEILMLTMNINLKLFASVIGVISLHCTALTKWCYCIWKNRKIVDLVMKLEKCHVLCQRIDKSDEDLFISGHRIYRNEMEHARKYSNLFTWWWGVSCIYGVLHWSVNPFFLGMAPDQINSINRTLKKRIFPYIAWYPVNIDDTYNYACLYLMQVLAAISSALGTLCYDAFYVTMLIVICMQLQYINAIIPIKINFDNVPCSETTFILEDKLKKCVDCHTEILKFLKMLQTFTGPAMFLQCVDTLSILCLISFEASVIKIAIDIESIMKLLALLEYFLLSAFELFAFCFCATQIEYLGLQIAHSVYSCRWELVDLKKKTYVVSGKQIKHCNIGRTVQIIMMQAQRPIVLTGGPFYVLSMETFRVIMSVAMSNSLMLRTMASK, encoded by the exons CGTTGCATT GTATGGCTCCGCCCACCCCTCTTCTATCTCCGAACATGAATCGCAAGAGCGAGAACGCTAAGGCGTGGAGAGAAGACGCGATATTTTTAGACTCTTTACAGCATTATATCGCGTACTTACTCCGAATACTTGGATACACCCGTATATGGCCCATCGAGTCGTTTTCGCTACTTAAAATGTTGCTTTTAACGGGAACGACGATTATCTTCATATCGGCACTCTTCCTACTCCTGCTCGCGGAAATACTGATGCTTACGATGAAcatcaatttgaaattatttgctaGCGTCATCGGAGTAATCAGTTTGCATTGTACGGCCTTGACAAAATGGTGTTACTGTATatggaaaaatagaaaaatcgtCGACCTCGTGATGAAGTTGGAAAAATGTCACGTACTTTGTCAAAGGATCGATAAGAGCGACGAAG ATCTTTTTATATCAGGACATCGAATATATAGAAACGAAATGGAACACGCGCGTAAATATTCCAATCTCTTTACGTGGTGGTGGGGAGTCTCTTGCATTTACGGCGTTCTACATTGGAGTGTCAATCCATTTTTCCTAGGAATGGCACCCGACCAGATAAACTCGATTAATCgcacattaaaaaaaagaatttttccgTATATCGCGTGGTATCCGGTGAACATCGACGATACTTACAATTACGCTTGCCTGTATCTCATGCAGGTACTCGCCGCAATATCTTCTGCGCTTGGAACTCTTTGTTACGACGCTTTTTACGTCACCATGCTGATAGTCATCTGCATGCAACTTCAATATATCAACGCCATAATaccgataaaaataaattttgataa CGTGCCATGTTCAGAAACCACGTTCATTCTCGAGGACAAGTTAAAGAAATGCGTGGATTGTCACACAGAGATTTTAAA atttttaaaaatgttgcaaaCCTTTACCGGTCCAGCAATGTTCCTGCAATGTGTCGACACGTTATCTATTCTCTGTTTAATCTCGTTCGAGGCAtcagtaattaaaattgcg ATTGACATAGAATCTATCATGAAGTTATTGGCTCTGCTGGAATACTTTTTATTGTCCGCCTTTGAATTGTTCGCTTTCTGTTTCTGTGCCACTCAAATCGAATATTTG GGCTTGCAAATAGCACATTCAGTGTATTCTTGCAGATGGGAGCttgtagatttaaaaaaaaaaacatatgttGTTTCCGGAAAACAGATAAAACATTGTAATATTGGTCGAACAGTGCAAATCATTATGATGCAAGCGCAGAGACCGATTGTTTTAACCGGCGGTCCATTTTACGTCCTTTCAATGGAAACTTTTAGAGTC ataaTGAGTGTGGCAATGTCAAATTCTCTAATGTTGCGTACGATGGCAtctaaatga
- the LOC139820005 gene encoding uncharacterized protein isoform X7 → MCLQSIHSRMNRGLILYESFKCPKRCTSLSLTLHCMAPPTPLLSPNMNRKSENAKAWREDAIFLDSLQHYIAYLLRILGYTRIWPIESFSLLKMLLLTGTTIIFISALFLLLLAEILMLTMNINLKLFASVIGVISLHCTALTKWCYCIWKNRKIVDLVMKLEKCHVLCQRIDKSDEDLFISGHRIYRNEMEHARKYSNLFTWWWGVSCIYGVLHWSVNPFFLGMAPDQINSINRTLKKRIFPYIAWYPVNIDDTYNYACLYLMQVLAAISSALGTLCYDAFYVTMLIVICMQLQYINAIIPIKINFDNVPCSETTFILEDKLKKCVDCHTEILKFLKMLQTFTGPAMFLQCVDTLSILCLISFEASVIKIAGLQIAHSVYSCRWELVDLKKKTYVVSGKQIKHCNIGRTVQIIMMQAQRPIVLTGGPFYVLSMETFRVIMSVAMSNSLMLRTMASK, encoded by the exons CGTTGCATT GTATGGCTCCGCCCACCCCTCTTCTATCTCCGAACATGAATCGCAAGAGCGAGAACGCTAAGGCGTGGAGAGAAGACGCGATATTTTTAGACTCTTTACAGCATTATATCGCGTACTTACTCCGAATACTTGGATACACCCGTATATGGCCCATCGAGTCGTTTTCGCTACTTAAAATGTTGCTTTTAACGGGAACGACGATTATCTTCATATCGGCACTCTTCCTACTCCTGCTCGCGGAAATACTGATGCTTACGATGAAcatcaatttgaaattatttgctaGCGTCATCGGAGTAATCAGTTTGCATTGTACGGCCTTGACAAAATGGTGTTACTGTATatggaaaaatagaaaaatcgtCGACCTCGTGATGAAGTTGGAAAAATGTCACGTACTTTGTCAAAGGATCGATAAGAGCGACGAAG ATCTTTTTATATCAGGACATCGAATATATAGAAACGAAATGGAACACGCGCGTAAATATTCCAATCTCTTTACGTGGTGGTGGGGAGTCTCTTGCATTTACGGCGTTCTACATTGGAGTGTCAATCCATTTTTCCTAGGAATGGCACCCGACCAGATAAACTCGATTAATCgcacattaaaaaaaagaatttttccgTATATCGCGTGGTATCCGGTGAACATCGACGATACTTACAATTACGCTTGCCTGTATCTCATGCAGGTACTCGCCGCAATATCTTCTGCGCTTGGAACTCTTTGTTACGACGCTTTTTACGTCACCATGCTGATAGTCATCTGCATGCAACTTCAATATATCAACGCCATAATaccgataaaaataaattttgataa CGTGCCATGTTCAGAAACCACGTTCATTCTCGAGGACAAGTTAAAGAAATGCGTGGATTGTCACACAGAGATTTTAAA atttttaaaaatgttgcaaaCCTTTACCGGTCCAGCAATGTTCCTGCAATGTGTCGACACGTTATCTATTCTCTGTTTAATCTCGTTCGAGGCAtcagtaattaaaattgcg GGCTTGCAAATAGCACATTCAGTGTATTCTTGCAGATGGGAGCttgtagatttaaaaaaaaaaacatatgttGTTTCCGGAAAACAGATAAAACATTGTAATATTGGTCGAACAGTGCAAATCATTATGATGCAAGCGCAGAGACCGATTGTTTTAACCGGCGGTCCATTTTACGTCCTTTCAATGGAAACTTTTAGAGTC ataaTGAGTGTGGCAATGTCAAATTCTCTAATGTTGCGTACGATGGCAtctaaatga
- the LOC139820005 gene encoding putative odorant receptor 85e isoform X3 — MCLQSIHSRMNRGLILYESFKCPKRCMAPPTPLLSPNMNRKSENAKAWREDAIFLDSLQHYIAYLLRILGYTRIWPIESFSLLKMLLLTGTTIIFISALFLLLLAEILMLTMNINLKLFASVIGVISLHCTALTKWCYCIWKNRKIVDLVMKLEKCHVLCQRIDKSDEDLFISGHRIYRNEMEHARKYSNLFTWWWGVSCIYGVLHWSVNPFFLGMAPDQINSINRTLKKRIFPYIAWYPVNIDDTYNYACLYLMQVLAAISSALGTLCYDAFYVTMLIVICMQLQYINAIIPIKINFDNVPCSETTFILEDKLKKCVDCHTEILKFLKMLQTFTGPAMFLQCVDTLSILCLISFEASVIKIAIDIESIMKLLALLEYFLLSAFELFAFCFCATQIEYLGLQIAHSVYSCRWELVDLKKKTYVVSGKQIKHCNIGRTVQIIMMQAQRPIVLTGGPFYVLSMETFRVIMSVAMSNSLMLRTMASK, encoded by the exons GTATGGCTCCGCCCACCCCTCTTCTATCTCCGAACATGAATCGCAAGAGCGAGAACGCTAAGGCGTGGAGAGAAGACGCGATATTTTTAGACTCTTTACAGCATTATATCGCGTACTTACTCCGAATACTTGGATACACCCGTATATGGCCCATCGAGTCGTTTTCGCTACTTAAAATGTTGCTTTTAACGGGAACGACGATTATCTTCATATCGGCACTCTTCCTACTCCTGCTCGCGGAAATACTGATGCTTACGATGAAcatcaatttgaaattatttgctaGCGTCATCGGAGTAATCAGTTTGCATTGTACGGCCTTGACAAAATGGTGTTACTGTATatggaaaaatagaaaaatcgtCGACCTCGTGATGAAGTTGGAAAAATGTCACGTACTTTGTCAAAGGATCGATAAGAGCGACGAAG ATCTTTTTATATCAGGACATCGAATATATAGAAACGAAATGGAACACGCGCGTAAATATTCCAATCTCTTTACGTGGTGGTGGGGAGTCTCTTGCATTTACGGCGTTCTACATTGGAGTGTCAATCCATTTTTCCTAGGAATGGCACCCGACCAGATAAACTCGATTAATCgcacattaaaaaaaagaatttttccgTATATCGCGTGGTATCCGGTGAACATCGACGATACTTACAATTACGCTTGCCTGTATCTCATGCAGGTACTCGCCGCAATATCTTCTGCGCTTGGAACTCTTTGTTACGACGCTTTTTACGTCACCATGCTGATAGTCATCTGCATGCAACTTCAATATATCAACGCCATAATaccgataaaaataaattttgataa CGTGCCATGTTCAGAAACCACGTTCATTCTCGAGGACAAGTTAAAGAAATGCGTGGATTGTCACACAGAGATTTTAAA atttttaaaaatgttgcaaaCCTTTACCGGTCCAGCAATGTTCCTGCAATGTGTCGACACGTTATCTATTCTCTGTTTAATCTCGTTCGAGGCAtcagtaattaaaattgcg ATTGACATAGAATCTATCATGAAGTTATTGGCTCTGCTGGAATACTTTTTATTGTCCGCCTTTGAATTGTTCGCTTTCTGTTTCTGTGCCACTCAAATCGAATATTTG GGCTTGCAAATAGCACATTCAGTGTATTCTTGCAGATGGGAGCttgtagatttaaaaaaaaaaacatatgttGTTTCCGGAAAACAGATAAAACATTGTAATATTGGTCGAACAGTGCAAATCATTATGATGCAAGCGCAGAGACCGATTGTTTTAACCGGCGGTCCATTTTACGTCCTTTCAATGGAAACTTTTAGAGTC ataaTGAGTGTGGCAATGTCAAATTCTCTAATGTTGCGTACGATGGCAtctaaatga
- the LOC139820005 gene encoding putative odorant receptor 85e isoform X2, giving the protein MCLQSIHSRMNRGLILYESFKCPKRCTSLSLTLHCMAPPTPLLSPNMNRKSENAKAWREDAIFLDSLQHYIAYLLRILGYTRIWPIESFSLLKMLLLTGTTIIFISALFLLLLAEILMLTMNINLKLFASVIGVISLHCTALTKWCYCIWKNRKIVDLVMKLEKCHVLCQRIDKSDEGHRIYRNEMEHARKYSNLFTWWWGVSCIYGVLHWSVNPFFLGMAPDQINSINRTLKKRIFPYIAWYPVNIDDTYNYACLYLMQVLAAISSALGTLCYDAFYVTMLIVICMQLQYINAIIPIKINFDNVPCSETTFILEDKLKKCVDCHTEILKFLKMLQTFTGPAMFLQCVDTLSILCLISFEASVIKIAIDIESIMKLLALLEYFLLSAFELFAFCFCATQIEYLGLQIAHSVYSCRWELVDLKKKTYVVSGKQIKHCNIGRTVQIIMMQAQRPIVLTGGPFYVLSMETFRVIMSVAMSNSLMLRTMASK; this is encoded by the exons CGTTGCATT GTATGGCTCCGCCCACCCCTCTTCTATCTCCGAACATGAATCGCAAGAGCGAGAACGCTAAGGCGTGGAGAGAAGACGCGATATTTTTAGACTCTTTACAGCATTATATCGCGTACTTACTCCGAATACTTGGATACACCCGTATATGGCCCATCGAGTCGTTTTCGCTACTTAAAATGTTGCTTTTAACGGGAACGACGATTATCTTCATATCGGCACTCTTCCTACTCCTGCTCGCGGAAATACTGATGCTTACGATGAAcatcaatttgaaattatttgctaGCGTCATCGGAGTAATCAGTTTGCATTGTACGGCCTTGACAAAATGGTGTTACTGTATatggaaaaatagaaaaatcgtCGACCTCGTGATGAAGTTGGAAAAATGTCACGTACTTTGTCAAAGGATCGATAAGAGCGACGAAG GACATCGAATATATAGAAACGAAATGGAACACGCGCGTAAATATTCCAATCTCTTTACGTGGTGGTGGGGAGTCTCTTGCATTTACGGCGTTCTACATTGGAGTGTCAATCCATTTTTCCTAGGAATGGCACCCGACCAGATAAACTCGATTAATCgcacattaaaaaaaagaatttttccgTATATCGCGTGGTATCCGGTGAACATCGACGATACTTACAATTACGCTTGCCTGTATCTCATGCAGGTACTCGCCGCAATATCTTCTGCGCTTGGAACTCTTTGTTACGACGCTTTTTACGTCACCATGCTGATAGTCATCTGCATGCAACTTCAATATATCAACGCCATAATaccgataaaaataaattttgataa CGTGCCATGTTCAGAAACCACGTTCATTCTCGAGGACAAGTTAAAGAAATGCGTGGATTGTCACACAGAGATTTTAAA atttttaaaaatgttgcaaaCCTTTACCGGTCCAGCAATGTTCCTGCAATGTGTCGACACGTTATCTATTCTCTGTTTAATCTCGTTCGAGGCAtcagtaattaaaattgcg ATTGACATAGAATCTATCATGAAGTTATTGGCTCTGCTGGAATACTTTTTATTGTCCGCCTTTGAATTGTTCGCTTTCTGTTTCTGTGCCACTCAAATCGAATATTTG GGCTTGCAAATAGCACATTCAGTGTATTCTTGCAGATGGGAGCttgtagatttaaaaaaaaaaacatatgttGTTTCCGGAAAACAGATAAAACATTGTAATATTGGTCGAACAGTGCAAATCATTATGATGCAAGCGCAGAGACCGATTGTTTTAACCGGCGGTCCATTTTACGTCCTTTCAATGGAAACTTTTAGAGTC ataaTGAGTGTGGCAATGTCAAATTCTCTAATGTTGCGTACGATGGCAtctaaatga
- the LOC139820005 gene encoding uncharacterized protein isoform X4, with protein sequence MCLQSIHSRMNRGLILYESFKCPKRCTSLSLTLHCMAPPTPLLSPNMNRKSENAKAWREDAIFLDSLQHYIAYLLRILGYTRIWPIESFSLLKMLLLTGTTIIFISALFLLLLAEILMLTMNINLKLFASVIGVISLHCTALTKWCYCIWKNRKIVDLVMKLEKCHVLCQRIDKSDEDLFISGHRIYRNEMEHARMAPDQINSINRTLKKRIFPYIAWYPVNIDDTYNYACLYLMQVLAAISSALGTLCYDAFYVTMLIVICMQLQYINAIIPIKINFDNVPCSETTFILEDKLKKCVDCHTEILKFLKMLQTFTGPAMFLQCVDTLSILCLISFEASVIKIAIDIESIMKLLALLEYFLLSAFELFAFCFCATQIEYLGLQIAHSVYSCRWELVDLKKKTYVVSGKQIKHCNIGRTVQIIMMQAQRPIVLTGGPFYVLSMETFRVIMSVAMSNSLMLRTMASK encoded by the exons CGTTGCATT GTATGGCTCCGCCCACCCCTCTTCTATCTCCGAACATGAATCGCAAGAGCGAGAACGCTAAGGCGTGGAGAGAAGACGCGATATTTTTAGACTCTTTACAGCATTATATCGCGTACTTACTCCGAATACTTGGATACACCCGTATATGGCCCATCGAGTCGTTTTCGCTACTTAAAATGTTGCTTTTAACGGGAACGACGATTATCTTCATATCGGCACTCTTCCTACTCCTGCTCGCGGAAATACTGATGCTTACGATGAAcatcaatttgaaattatttgctaGCGTCATCGGAGTAATCAGTTTGCATTGTACGGCCTTGACAAAATGGTGTTACTGTATatggaaaaatagaaaaatcgtCGACCTCGTGATGAAGTTGGAAAAATGTCACGTACTTTGTCAAAGGATCGATAAGAGCGACGAAG ATCTTTTTATATCAGGACATCGAATATATAGAAACGAAATGGAACACGCGC GAATGGCACCCGACCAGATAAACTCGATTAATCgcacattaaaaaaaagaatttttccgTATATCGCGTGGTATCCGGTGAACATCGACGATACTTACAATTACGCTTGCCTGTATCTCATGCAGGTACTCGCCGCAATATCTTCTGCGCTTGGAACTCTTTGTTACGACGCTTTTTACGTCACCATGCTGATAGTCATCTGCATGCAACTTCAATATATCAACGCCATAATaccgataaaaataaattttgataa CGTGCCATGTTCAGAAACCACGTTCATTCTCGAGGACAAGTTAAAGAAATGCGTGGATTGTCACACAGAGATTTTAAA atttttaaaaatgttgcaaaCCTTTACCGGTCCAGCAATGTTCCTGCAATGTGTCGACACGTTATCTATTCTCTGTTTAATCTCGTTCGAGGCAtcagtaattaaaattgcg ATTGACATAGAATCTATCATGAAGTTATTGGCTCTGCTGGAATACTTTTTATTGTCCGCCTTTGAATTGTTCGCTTTCTGTTTCTGTGCCACTCAAATCGAATATTTG GGCTTGCAAATAGCACATTCAGTGTATTCTTGCAGATGGGAGCttgtagatttaaaaaaaaaaacatatgttGTTTCCGGAAAACAGATAAAACATTGTAATATTGGTCGAACAGTGCAAATCATTATGATGCAAGCGCAGAGACCGATTGTTTTAACCGGCGGTCCATTTTACGTCCTTTCAATGGAAACTTTTAGAGTC ataaTGAGTGTGGCAATGTCAAATTCTCTAATGTTGCGTACGATGGCAtctaaatga